tgtgtatgacagtgtgtgtgtatgtgtgtatgactgtgtgtgtttgtgtgtgtgtgtgtgtggtgcgtatgactctgtgtgttagtgtgtgtgcgtgtgcgtgtatgactgtatgtgtgcgtatgactgtgtatgactgtgtgtgtgtgtgcgtgtatgactgtgtgtgtgtgtgtatgcgtatgactctgtgtatgactgtgtgtgtgtgtgtgtgtgtgtgtgtgtgtgtatgcgtatgactctgtgtatgactgtgtgtgtgtggcgtgtatgactctgtgtatgactgtgtgtgtgtgcgtgtatgactCTGTGTGCGTATGACTCTGTgtatgactctgtgtgtgtgtgcgtgtatgactCTGTGTGCGTATGACTCTGTgtatgactctgtgtgtgtgtgtgtgtatgactctGTGTATgactctgtgtgcgtgtgtgtgtgtgtgtgcgtgtgtgtgcgtgtatgactatgtgtgtgtgtgtgtgtatgactctgtgtgtgactctgtgtgcgtgtgtgtgtgtgtgtgtgtgtgtgtgcgtgtatgactatgtgtgtgtgtgtgtgtatgactctgtgtgtgactgtgctgtcgCGCTGCGCAGGTGGCTGTGCTACTGCAACGTGCCGCAGTTCTGTGACAGCCTGCCGCGCTACGAGACCACGCAGATCTTCGGCCGCACGCTGCTGCGCTCCGTCTTCACTGTGATGAGGAAGCAGCTGCTGGACCAGGCGCGGCAGGAGAAGGACAAGCAGCCCCCTGAGAAACGCACGCTCATTATTACACACTTCCCCaagtaagcacacacacacacactcacacacacactcacacacacacacactcacacactcacacacacacacacacacactcatacacacactcacacactccacacacacacacacaccactctacacacacacacacaccacaccacacacacacacacacacacacacacacacacacacacacaccactctcacacactctcacacacacacacacacacacacacacacacacacacacacacacacacacgcactctcacacactctcacacacacacacactcacacacactctcacacactctcacacacaccacaccacacaccacacacacacacacacacaccacgcactctcacacactctcacacacacacacacacacacacaacacacacacacaccacacacacaccactctcaccacactctcaacacacacacacacactctcacacacacacacacacacacacacacacgcactctcacacactctcacacacacacacacacgcacacacacacacacacacacacgcactctcacacacactcacacacacacacactcacacacactctcacacactctcacacacacacacacactcacacacacacacacacacacacacacgcactctcacacactctcacacacacaccacacacacacacacacacgcactccacacactctcacacacacacactcacacacactcacacactatacacacacacacacacgcacacacgcactctcacacactatacacacacacacacacgcactctcacacactcactcacacacacacgcacacacactcacacacacacacacagacacacactcacacacactcacacacactcacacacactcacacactcacacacacactcacacacacacacactctcacacacacactcacacacacactctcacacacacacacacacacacactcacacacactcacacacacacacacacacgcacactcacacacacacacacacacacacacactcacacacacacacacacactctcacacacacacacacacacacactcacacaccacacacacctcacacacacaccacaccactcactcacacactcacacacacactcacacaccacactctcacacacacactcacacacacacacacacacacacacacacactctctcactcaccatCATACACCcagaccacaccacacacacaacactcacacacacacaccacacactctacacacacacacacacacacacactctcacacactcacacacacacacacacacacacacacactcacacacacacacacacacacacacacacacgcactctcacactctcacacacacacacacacacaacacacacgcactctcacacactctcacacacacacacactcacacacactctcacacactctcacacacacacacacacacacacacacacagcactctcacacactcactaacacacacacacacacacatacacacacactctcacagactctcacacacacacactcacacacactcacacacactcacactcacacacacactctcacacacacactcacacacactcacacactctcacacactctcacacacattcacacacactcacacacacactcgcacactcacatactctcacacacacacactcaccacatcacacacactcacacacacacacacacaaccacacacacacacacacacacacactcacacacacacacacacactcctacacaaacacacacacacacatgcacacacactcactcactcactcacacgcacacacacacacacacacacacaccacacactcacacacacacacacacactctcacacacacacacacacacacacacacacactcacacactcactcacacactcacacacactctcacacacacactctcacacacacactcacacacacacacacacacacacacacacacactctctcactcactcatatacacccagacatacacacacacacactctcactcatatacacccagacacacacaaacacacacacactctgactcatatacacccagacacacacacaggcccgaCAGGATATGCAAAAATGGAGCAAATTTGTAAGGggacaaatacaaaacaaattttaataGCACTGTATTGTATCCAGAGATTTCTTATTATTAATGAtgatatgatgtgtgtgtgtgtctgcttgtgtgcctgtgtgtgtgtgtgtgttgggtgtgtgtgtgtgcatgtactcGTGTGTAGATTCCTGTccatgctggaggaggaggtgtacaGTCACAGCTCCCCCATCTGGCGGGAGGAGTTCCTTGCAGGGTCAGGCAGTGGGCAGATGCACGCGGTGGTGAGTGCGCCCCCGGTGGTCAGACCGCTGCCCTACAGCAGCAGCCCTGCCACCGCGGATCCGTCCGGGAGCGGCAGCGCCAGCCCGGTGCGCAAACCAGCGTCCTCGCTGGAGCCCAGCCCAGGTACCGGCCCCAcccgctgccccgcccacaaccactgccccgcccacaaccacagccccacccacaaccacagccctgcccgctgccccgcccacaaccacagccccgcccgctgccccgcccacaaccaccgccccgcccgctgccccgcccacaaccaCAGCCCTgcccgctgccccgcccacaaccaCAGCCCTgcccgctgccccgcccacaaccacagccccgcccgctgccccgcccacaaccacagccccgcccctgccccgcccacaaccacagccccgcccgctgccccgcccacaaccaCAGCCCCGcctgctgccccgcccacaaccaCAGCCCTGCCCGCTGccccacccacaaccacagccccgcccgctgccccgcccacaaccacagccccgcccgctgccccgcccacaaccaCAGCCCCGCCCGCTGCCCCACCTACAACCACAGCCCCGCCCGCTGCCCGCCCACAACCACAGCCCCgcccgctgccccgcccacaaccacagccccgcccgctgccccgcccacaaccaCAGCCCCGCCCGCTGTATCTTGTATCTGGTGCATAAATGTATATCTGTGGTCCTCACTCCCGTATCTATGGTCATCTGTTCTGTGTCTGGTGTATGACTATATATCTATGGTTCTGTCAGCTCTGTCTGGTCATATTAGCTGTATCTGGTGTGTGATTGTATATCTATGGTCATGTGAGCTGTATATGGTGTGTGATTGTATATCTATGGTAATTTCAACTGTATCTGGTGTGTGGTTGCATATCTATGGTAATTTTAGCTGTATCtggtgtgtgattgtatgtctATGGTGCTGCTCTAGCAGGAGAGAAGCGGAAGGCTCCGgaagctctcttgcaggaagaGAGCAAGAGGCCGAGAGTGATGGGGGACATCCCCATGGAGCTGATCAACGAGGTCATGTCCACCATCACTGACCCCGCCTCCATGCTGGGACCAGAGgtacaagccccgccccctgccctgccaCTCTGCTAactatgatgtcataatgtagCCCAGGACTGTGGATTGCTGTAACAAAGGTAGCCAATAATCTGTtccctttctttatttttatccttctctctttttccaccttccctcccctccccctaccaCTCTCTCTATCTGGCTTTttccctatctctccctcctctctccctccctcttcctccctctcctccctcccgctctcccccctccctccccccctcctccccccgcccccccaggccaGTCTGCACTCTGCGCGGGACGAGGCAGCGCGGCTGGAGGAGAACAGGGGGGTGATAGAGTTCCATGTCATCGGGAACTCGCTCAATCAGAAGCCCAATAAGAAGATGATGATGTGGCTGGTGGGGCTGCAGAATGTCTTCTCCCACCAGCTGCCCCGCATGCCCAAACAGTACATCACCAGGCTGGTGTTCGACccgtgagtctgtgtgtgtgtgtgtgcgtgcgtgtgtgtgtgtgtctgagtctgtctgagtgtgtgtgtgtgagtctgtctgtgtgtacgtgtgtgtgtgtgtgtgtgtgcgtgtgtgtgtgggtgtgcgtgtgtgtgtgggtgtgtgtgtctgagtctgtctgtgtgtgtgtgtgagtctgtgagtctgtctgtgtgtgtgtgtgtgggtgtgagtctgtgtgtgtgggtctgtgactctgtctgtgtgtacgtgtgtgtgtgtgtgggtgtgagtctgtgtgtgtgtgtgagtctgtgactctgtctgtgtgtacgtgtgtgtgtgagtctgtgtgtgtgtgggtgcgtgtgggtctgtgtgagtgtgtgtgtgtgagcgtgtctgcgagcatgtgtgtgtggccttCGACTCTGAGCCAGCTAACAGAGAGGGGGGACTTCCTGTCCCGACAGGAAACACAAGACGCTGTCGTTGATCAAAGATGGGCGGGTGATTGGAGGAATCTGCTTCCGGATGTTTCCGTCCCAGGGATTCACTGAGATCGTCTTCTGCGCAGTCACCTCCAACGAGCAGGTCAAGGTGCGAGGCCAACTCCCACTGCGTCACCTTCCCTtcactctgattggccagaagtaaaataaaagcaggaaaGCAGTGATTGGATTGGCTGTATGGGAGTGCCACACATGCTAATGTTTTACAGTAAATCACTCTACAGCCGCTTTACACCAGACTCTACACTTCAGCTAATGCTACAGGCTTTTTTcaccattagcattagcataataGCATGGCATATCGCATTAGCGTTCATTGACGCTTGGTGACCTACTTAGTTAAGTAGTAACCGAAGTCACGACAAGCTATTTTAGACTAAGTTAGGCAGTTAGCTGCTTTTGCTAgcttccaaacatttttttcttttctttcaccaTTCCTTAGCTGGATAGCCTTGTTTTCTAACCGGAAGGACAGCCCCTGGTTGGTTGACGCATGCACATTTGGAACTCTTCCTGTCCCCGTTGTTCTCTTGTGATGTGTCACATAATAATTTGTCCCCCAAGCCTCCCGGCGTGTGTAGCGCTTAATGTGGTCTCCCTCCCCCCGGTGGGTGAACTGTGTTCCTGCTCCTCACCTGCAGGGCTATGGCACTCACCTGATGAACCACCTGAAAGAATACCACATCAAACACGACATCCTCAACTTCCTCACCTACGCAGACGAGTACGCCATCGGCTACTTCAAGAAACAGGTCCGCATGGCTGCGCCTCGTAGCGATAGCTGTTTGTAATGAACTCGTTACTATTAACACTGTGTCCTCAAATTTCCAATATATATCTTACTATTTATAATATATGTAGTGATAATAAGCTGTTCGTAAATAACTTGACTAATTTATTTGTCTAGTAATGAATGATTAATATAATGTCTTCTTTTATTACAATATTCaataaaattttgtatataaatTAGTTTAtgaacaacaaaacattaacaacaacagtaataatataataataatctctaCATCACATTAGAATGTGTTAATTTAGTACTATTGTGATATTAATatctctgtgtatttgtgtgtgtgtgtgcatgtgtgtgcatgtgtgtgcgtgtgtgtgtgaacacgtgtgtgtgtgtgtgtgtgtcgtaggGTTTCTCCAAAGACATAAAGGTTCCTAAAGCCAAGTATGTCGGCTACATAAAGGACTATGAAGGAGCCACACTAATGGGCTGTGAGCTGAATCCCAGCATCCCGTACACCGAGTTCTCCGTCATCATCAAGAAACAGAaggaggtgagtgtgtgcgtgtgtgtgtgtgtgtctgtgtgtgtgactctgtgtctgtgtgggtgtgtgtgtatgtgtgtgtgtgtgtgtgtgcgcatattttcatgtttgttcagtgtttgtttgcaaatgcagtgtgtgtatgaagtGTGTAGACAGACAATTCGCAAGTGTGCCAGCGTGATGATTTgatggttctctctctctctctctctctctctctccccctccctccctccttccctccctccctccctctctctcagatcaTTAAGAAGCTGATTGAGAGGAAGCAGGCTCAGATTCGGAAGGTGTACCCCGGTCTCTCCTGTTTTAAGGAGGGTGTTCGGCAGATCCCCATCGAGAGCATCCCGGGCATACGTGCGTACCCCTGCCCTTACTGCCCTTACGTACCCCTGCCCTTAGTCTCATTATAAAGCCAACAAACATGAGTATGGTAATCCAGCTCAGCTGTTGAGTACCTCTGAAAAACATAACTTTACTTCTGCTTCTAACAATTGAGGTGATATTTGCAGACCAATAATTAAGTCCAGCTGGCTGTGATCTCCTTTAGGCAGAATATTGTCCATGCAACAAAACCAAATCACACCACCTTGGTTTCCGCCTAAAACTGATACTGCCTCTACAAATGTAGATTCTAACTATCGGGCCTCAACAGCCATTATCTGTACAGACACTAAGATGTTCCATAGACGAGTTCAGATATATATCACAGACATTCAGACATAAACTCAAAAGAAACATAATCTTTGTGTGTTCTTAAAACAGCTTAATGTTCTGGTGTCTCCCCAGAGACTAACTCTGCCAGGGGGGGGGCGTAGATTAcatgcctggggggggggggggtcagggataGAGAAGAGACTGCATTCCTATAGCCACACAGAGCAGGTTTTCCAGATCTGTTAtactgtctgtttctcaaaggtgatGGTCTGAAAACTAGGTTTCAGACACCATAGTGAGATCATCCCTTAGCAACTGGGCACAGTGCATATTGAAAAATGTCAACAGTTACCACTTCTGTACAGgtgttgtgtttatatattcaACAAATtgactcacaggaagtgatgcaattCTCTATTTCCTGTTTCCAGGAGAAACTGGCTGGAAACCTGCTGGAAAAGGGTGGGTGCCTGCTGTTCTTCCCGTTAATAAACTGTTTATTACTGTCAACAAACTGTTTGTTGCTGTCAATAAACAGTTTATTACCTGTATGACCttcctgctgattggctgtcttatcaacacccaatagataAGCATTTCACACGGCATCCGAAGTGTGGCTGTTACTACCAtatcaggtataattaaagaaaataatatgaatagAAGGTAATACACCATGTGATGCTGAAGTCAGTTATTGCATTTGATGATTATCATTACAGTGTATCGCCTGGGCCTAGCTCAGTCTGTTACTGCTTTGGTTAATAGATTTTGGTTAAATTATCAGCTGAGACCTCTGTTAGCTCCCTGCAGTTCTGAATGTGTTGTGAGTAGAGAGGGTCCTGCGGACAGGAAGTTGTTCATCTTTACTTCCTGTTTACGTGTTAATTTGTGTGTCCCCACAGGAAGGAGCTGAAGGACCCAGACCAGCTTTACGCCATGCTGAAGAGCATCCTGCAGCAGGTCAAGGtgagacggacagacagacggatggacagacagacgggcagacagacagactgatgaGGTGATacacacagatggacagacagagggatggaCTGATCGTTTAGCCTGTGTTCTGTCTCTGACAGGGTCATCAGAATGCGTGGCCATTCATGGAGCCcgtgaaaaaaacagaagctccGGGGTACTACCAGGTTATCCGATTCCCCATGGGTACGTACAGGACTGCTAACGAAACCTGGATACTGCCAGGCTATCTCTAATTACAGTGTAATAGTGTAATAGTGAGTTAGCAGGCTGTAATTACAGTGCAGTAGTGTAATAGTGAGTTTGCGTGCTGTAATTACAGTGTAATAGTGTAATAGTGAGTTAGCAGGCTGTAATTACAGTGCAGTAGTGTAATAGTGAGTTTGCGTGCTGTAATTACAGTGTAATAGTGTAATAGTGAGTTAGCAAGCTGTAATTACAGTGTAGTAGTGAGTTTGCGTGCTGTAGTTACAGTATAATAGTGAGTTAGCAGACTGTTATTACAGTGTAATAGTGAGTTAGCTGACAGTTATTACAGCGTAATAGTGACTTAGTGTGTCTCTTTAGACCTGAAGACGATGAGCGAACGGCTGAAGAGCCGGTACTACACCACCAGGAAGCTGTTCATGGCCGACATGCAGCGCATCTTCACCAACTGCCGCGAATACAACCCCCCCGAAAGCAAGTACTACAAGTGCGCCAACCTGCTGGAGAAGTTCTTCTACACCAAGATCAAGGAGGCTGGACTGATTGAAAAGTAACGGGGGCCTCCAAGCATGGCTCGAACTCAGAACCTGGAGCTGGAACCGGAAACAGAAccggaaccagaaccagaactggAGCTGCAGAGTTTCCCTGCTTCAGCTGTTTTTCCTTCTTGTTTTGAGGAACGGATGTGGCACACCGATCCAGTGTGGGGCAGGAGCATTGGAGTGcgccatcttctctctctctctctctctctctctctttcattctctttctttttctctctttctctgtccactaactcaggaaaaaaacaaacgcaaGCCCACAGATTCACAGGCCAGCTGATCCAGCGGGGTTCAGGATGTCGGTCCGGCGTAGTGCTGATCCCCTCAGCGGGGGGTTCCAGCGCCCAAAAACACTCGGCCCGTCCTAACCGCTATCACCGTGGAAACGGAACTCAGTGGTCcgtagtacagtgtgtgtatgtgtgtatgtgtgtgtgcgtacgtgtgtgtgtatgtgtgtgtccaagAAATATGGTGTCCCAGAATTCTTCAGTGTttacaggtcaaaggtcatgtgTTGGTTTATCAGAGTTCCACCTGCCAAAAAAGAGGATATTTTAAACAGGTCTGCCTGGAAagaatttcaaaagaaaaaatgagcaGCTCTTATCTTCTTGTTTCCGATGGtttagtttcattttgtttgtaactgacgttttttgaaaaacacttttgCCCCATAATCTCATATTTCTGAATAAGCAAAGGCCTGTCTGCAACAGGTAGATGAATTGCACTTATCATAACGGCAAATATGCAGcaaaaatagtaaataatagcattttctttgaaaaaaaaacaactaatgcACGCTTTGcctattaatttaattatgtaGAGTATAATTATTTATGTGCCGTAATTTTTCAAGGTTTGTCAGTATAATGTCCAGAAAAGGTCTTAATTTATTCTGTCTTATTGTCTACCCTGCAGAAGAATACTGATAcgtttgtattttgaaaaaaaaaagattgtgcaaTGATTAGTAGTTTTGTcgttttgtatgtttgtacttttaaatatttaggaaTATATGGCTTTTGTATTACGtggaaaaaagatattttaagaCCTTTCTACATTTGGTTCTAAAGGGTATAGCATATTTTATAGAATGATTAAAATAGACCAAGCGCAGCACATCAGTGTATGATTTCTGTTCTTTAGACAG
This region of Anguilla rostrata isolate EN2019 chromosome 8, ASM1855537v3, whole genome shotgun sequence genomic DNA includes:
- the kat2b gene encoding histone acetyltransferase KAT2B isoform X1, coding for MSESAGVQQGSPAVGAAGSAPAAPGAGGTECSGAAAGSARIAAKKAQLRSSPRPKKLEKLGVYSACKAEGGGCKCNGWKSQNPPPTPPRTDQHPASASLSEPCRSCSHALADHVTHLENVSEEEVNRLLGIALDVDYLYTCVHKEEDADTKQVYFSLFKLLRKCILQKGKPVVEGTLETPPFEKPSIEQGVNNFVQYKFSHLPSKERQTIVELAKMFLNQINYWQLETPSQRRQRPPGDDAAGYKVNYTRWLCYCNVPQFCDSLPRYETTQIFGRTLLRSVFTVMRKQLLDQARQEKDKQPPEKRTLIITHFPKFLSMLEEEVYSHSSPIWREEFLAGSGSGQMHAVVSAPPVVRPLPYSSSPATADPSGSGSASPVRKPASSLEPSPAGEKRKAPEALLQEESKRPRVMGDIPMELINEVMSTITDPASMLGPEASLHSARDEAARLEENRGVIEFHVIGNSLNQKPNKKMMMWLVGLQNVFSHQLPRMPKQYITRLVFDPKHKTLSLIKDGRVIGGICFRMFPSQGFTEIVFCAVTSNEQVKGYGTHLMNHLKEYHIKHDILNFLTYADEYAIGYFKKQGFSKDIKVPKAKYVGYIKDYEGATLMGCELNPSIPYTEFSVIIKKQKEIIKKLIERKQAQIRKVYPGLSCFKEGVRQIPIESIPGIRETGWKPAGKGKELKDPDQLYAMLKSILQQVKGHQNAWPFMEPVKKTEAPGYYQVIRFPMDLKTMSERLKSRYYTTRKLFMADMQRIFTNCREYNPPESKYYKCANLLEKFFYTKIKEAGLIEK
- the kat2b gene encoding histone acetyltransferase KAT2B isoform X2 produces the protein MSESAGVQQGSPAVGAAGSAPAAPGAGGTECSGAAAGSARIAAKKAQLRSSPRPKKLEKLGVYSACKAEGGGCKCNGWKSQNPPPTPPRTDQHPASASLSEPCRSCSHALADHVTHLENVSEEEVNRLLGIALDVDYLYTCVHKEEDADTKQVYFSLFKLLRKCILQKGKPVVEGTLETPPFEKPSIEQGVNNFVQYKFSHLPSKERQTIVELAKMFLNQINYWQLETPSQRRQRPPGDDAAGYKVNYTRWLCYCNVPQFCDSLPRYETTQIFGRTLLRSVFTVMRKQLLDQARQEKDKQPPEKRTLIITHFPKFLSMLEEEVYSHSSPIWREEFLAGSGSGQMHAVVSAPPVVRPLPYSSSPATADPSGSGSASPVRKPASSLEPSPGEKRKAPEALLQEESKRPRVMGDIPMELINEVMSTITDPASMLGPEASLHSARDEAARLEENRGVIEFHVIGNSLNQKPNKKMMMWLVGLQNVFSHQLPRMPKQYITRLVFDPKHKTLSLIKDGRVIGGICFRMFPSQGFTEIVFCAVTSNEQVKGYGTHLMNHLKEYHIKHDILNFLTYADEYAIGYFKKQGFSKDIKVPKAKYVGYIKDYEGATLMGCELNPSIPYTEFSVIIKKQKEIIKKLIERKQAQIRKVYPGLSCFKEGVRQIPIESIPGIRETGWKPAGKGKELKDPDQLYAMLKSILQQVKGHQNAWPFMEPVKKTEAPGYYQVIRFPMDLKTMSERLKSRYYTTRKLFMADMQRIFTNCREYNPPESKYYKCANLLEKFFYTKIKEAGLIEK